A window of the Henckelia pumila isolate YLH828 chromosome 3, ASM3356847v2, whole genome shotgun sequence genome harbors these coding sequences:
- the LOC140890100 gene encoding uncharacterized protein: MLKYNPDIIWKKDKKGRTIFAHAIVLRQEKIFSRIYGLGTKKSIMARRHDVFKNNYLHLAAKLSPPSQLERVSGAALQMQRELQWFKEVESIVQPKLKEEVNENNKTPITLFTEEHKKLSKDAKTWMKNTAGSSMIVGTLIAAVMFTTAFTVPGGNKNDDGLPTMLESQPRPFFIFMFSNALSMFSSSTSLLMFLGILTARFSEQDYLKSLPTKLIFGLMCLFFSIVTMMSSFGAAL; this comes from the exons ATGCTGAAATATAATCCTGATATCATATGGAAAAAGGACAAGAAAGGAAGAACAATTTTTGCGCATGCGATTGTATTGCGCCAAGAAAAGATCTTCAGCCGTATATACGGCCTAGGAACTAAGAAGAGCATAATGGCCCGGAGACACGATGTTTTCAAAAACAACTACTTGCACCTGGCCGCGAAACTATCTCCCCCTTCTCAACTAGAACGCGTGTCTGGCGCAGCCTTGCAGATGCAGAGGGAACTACAATGGTTTAAG GAAGTTGAGAGCATTGTACAACCGAAGCTGAAAGAAGAAGTGAACGAGAACAACAAAACACCAATCACTTTGTTTACAGAGGAGCACAAGAAACTGTCCAAGGATGCAAAAACTTGGATGAAGAACACGGCGGGATCGAGCATGATCGTGGGCACGCTCATCGCTGCTGTCATGTTTACGACAGCTTTCACGGTCCCAGGAGGCAACAAAAACGACGACGGCCTACCGACCATGTTAGAATCCCAGCCACGCCCCTTCTTCATATTCATGTTCTCAAATGCCTTGTCCATGTTCAGTTCCTCCACTTCTCTGCTCATGTTCTTGGGAATTCTCACGGCTCGATTTTCGGAACAAGACTACCTCAAGTCCTTGCCCACCAAGCTCATCTTCGGCCTCATGTGCTTGTTTTTCTCCATTGTTACCATGATGTCTTCCTTCGGGGCCGCCTTGTAA
- the LOC140890486 gene encoding 26S proteasome non-ATPase regulatory subunit 4 homolog — protein sequence MVLEATMICIDNSEWMRNGDYSPNRFQAQADAVNLICGAKTQSNPENTVGILTMAGKGVRVLVTPTSDLGKILACMHGLDIGGEMNLTAGIQVAQLALKHRQNKKQQQRIIVFAGSPVKYDKKVLELIGRKLKKNSVSLDIINFGEEDGEKAEKLEALLSAVNNNDSSHIVHVPPGPSALSDVLISTPIFTGDGEGGSGFAAAAAAAAAGGVSGFDFGVDPNLDPELALALRVSMEEERARQEAAAKKAAEEAAKQDVGEQQSNSQDVTMTENVNEGTTVPENKTRDLMDDDNALLQQALEMSMDDSTSVAVVRDTDMSDASADDHDLQLALQLSVQDSTADQTNQTDVNKLLGDQSFMSSILASLPGVDPNDPHVKDLLASMQSQSESKDEDKEPKEDEKK from the exons ATGGTGCTCGAG GCGACAATGATCTGCATTGACAATTCTGAGTGGATGCGCAACGGTGATTACTCTCCCAATCGATTTCAAGCTCAAGCCGATGCCGTTAATCTAATTTGTGGAGCTAAGActcaa TCCAATCCGGAGAACACGGTCGGAATATTAACGATGGCAGGAAAAGGTGTTCGAGTATTGGTCACTCCAACTAGTGATCTGGGAAAAATCTTGGCTTGCATGCACG GCTTAGACATCGGTGGCGAGATGAACTTGACCGCTGGGATCCAGGTGGCGCAGTTGGCTCTCAAGCATCGACAAAACAAGAAGCAACAACAAAGGATAATTGTGTTTGCGGGAAG TCCTGTTAAATATGACAAGAAGGTGCTAGAGTTGATTGGAAGAAAATTGAAAAAGAACAGTGTATCTCTTgatattataaattttggtGAAGAAGATGGCGAAAAGGCTGAGAAGCTTGAGGCATTACTTTCAGCAGTTAATAATAATGATAGCAGTCATATTGTTCATGTCCCTCCCGGTCCAAGTGCTCTTTCTGATGTGCTGATCAG TACCCCTATCTTCACCGGTGATGGAGAAGGGGGCAGCGGTTTTGCGGCTGCAGCAGCTGCCGCTGCCGCTGGTGGAGTATCTGGGTTTGACTTCGGTGTGGATCCAAACCTGGATCCGGAACTTGCTCTCGCTCTTCGAGTTTCAATGGAAGAAGAGAGGGCAAGGCAAGAAGCTGCTGCGAAGAAGGCTGCTGAAGAAGCTGCAAAACAGGATGTAGGAGAACAGCAGTCCAATTCACAAGATGTAACCATGACTGAAAATGTAAATGAGGGAACCACCGTGCCTGAAAACAAGACACGTGATCTAATG GATGATGATAACGCACTGTTACAGCAAGCCCTGGAAATGTCCATGGATGATTCTACCTCTGTTGCTGTTGTTCGTGATACCGACATGTCAGATGCGTCTGCTGATGATCATGATCTGCAACTTG CCCTCCAGTTGTCTGTGCAAGACAGcacagctgatcaaacaaaccAAACAGATGTGAATAAGCTGCTTGGAGATCAATCCTTCATGTCCTCCATTCTTGCCTCT CTTCCGGGAGTTGATCCAAATGATCCCCATGTCAAAGATTTGCTTGCTTCCATGCAGAGTCAATCTGAA AGCAAGGATGAAGACAAGGAACCAAAAGAAGACGAGAAGAAGTGA
- the LOC140893212 gene encoding thiosulfate sulfurtransferase 16, chloroplastic-like: protein MGRFRVFSIYGFLLLLLHYCSSELEIVTVDVHVARNFLVSGHHFLDVRTEEEFRNGHVKNALNIPYMHNTVNGWVKNSKFIEQVWSSYDKEDQIIVGCKSGVRSKNAAIELLHAEFKHVHNMGGGYTAWIENGFAVQKPHHQEL from the exons ATGGGCAGATTTAGGGTATTTTCAATCTACGGAtttcttctcctcttgcttcATTATTGCAGTTCAGAATTAGAGATTGTAACGGTTGATGTTCATGTCGCTCGAAATTTTCTTGTCTCGGGCCACCACTTTCTTGATGTTAG GACGGAAGAAGAATTCAGGAACGGTCATGTGAAGAATGCCTTGAATATTCCATACATGCATAATACTGTGAAtg GTTGGGTGAAGAATTCCAAATTTATAGAACAAGTTTGGTCCTCTTATGACAAAGAAGATCAAATTATCGTG GGTTGCAAAAGTGGCGTCAGGTCTAAAAATGCAGCAATTGAACTGCTTCATGCC GAGTTCAAGCATGTGCATAATATGGGTGGGGGATACACGGCTTGGATTGAGAATGGATTTGCTGTTCAAAAGCCACATCATCAGGAACTTTGA